From one Bacteriovorax sp. BAL6_X genomic stretch:
- a CDS encoding glutamate-5-semialdehyde dehydrogenase — protein sequence MKKLARTVRKASKELLKLNKETKDLIFDDLVKALDKNRELILEKNQLDLDAAFKNDLSKAMVDRLKLSNDRIDDIISGVKTIRDQPEIVGSFYNEFTNDLGLKIKRQRVPLGVILMIFESRPNVVVDCAALALKSSNAIILKGGKEAKHSNEVLGKIIQDAISKYVNKSVVEVLASDNREVLNDLLDLKDDIDVVIPRGGHGLINHVFENAKMPVIAHYQGLCHMYIDSEADVEKAVTLVENAKTQRTGVCNAIETLLIHKDILPKVNEKISKRLLAKGCELRVDEEFAMQTKGTFVKATPEDWSTEYLDNILSIKTVSSLEEAINHIDEYGSNHSECIISNNEENCQKFLQSVDASCVMVNASTRFNDGGQLGLGAELGISTTKLHAYGPMGVEQMTTSRYVVVGDGQIRS from the coding sequence ATGAAAAAATTAGCTAGAACAGTAAGAAAAGCTTCAAAAGAACTTTTAAAATTAAATAAAGAAACTAAGGATCTAATCTTTGATGATTTAGTAAAGGCCTTAGACAAAAATCGTGAGCTTATCTTAGAAAAGAATCAACTTGATTTAGATGCTGCATTTAAAAATGATCTTTCGAAAGCAATGGTAGATCGTTTAAAGCTTAGTAACGATAGAATTGATGATATTATTTCAGGAGTTAAGACGATTAGGGATCAACCTGAAATTGTAGGCTCTTTCTATAATGAGTTTACAAATGATCTAGGTTTAAAGATCAAGCGCCAACGAGTCCCGTTAGGGGTTATTCTTATGATTTTTGAGAGTCGCCCTAATGTTGTTGTTGACTGTGCTGCACTTGCTCTAAAGTCTTCCAATGCCATTATTTTAAAAGGTGGAAAAGAAGCCAAACACTCAAATGAAGTACTTGGAAAAATCATTCAAGATGCAATCTCTAAATATGTGAATAAGAGTGTTGTTGAAGTGCTTGCATCAGACAACCGTGAAGTATTAAATGACCTACTAGATCTTAAGGATGATATCGATGTTGTTATCCCTCGTGGTGGTCACGGATTAATCAATCATGTTTTTGAAAATGCAAAAATGCCTGTGATTGCTCACTATCAAGGGCTTTGTCATATGTATATCGATAGTGAAGCGGATGTTGAAAAGGCCGTAACACTAGTTGAGAATGCAAAAACTCAAAGAACTGGGGTTTGTAACGCCATTGAAACGCTACTTATTCATAAGGATATTTTACCAAAGGTAAATGAAAAAATTTCTAAAAGGCTCCTCGCTAAAGGTTGTGAATTAAGAGTTGATGAAGAATTTGCAATGCAAACAAAGGGGACTTTTGTTAAGGCTACGCCAGAGGATTGGTCAACAGAATACCTAGATAATATTCTTTCAATTAAAACAGTTTCTTCCCTTGAGGAGGCCATTAACCATATTGATGAATACGGTAGTAATCACTCGGAGTGTATTATTTCAAATAATGAAGAGAATTGTCAGAAGTTCCTACAAAGTGTTGATGCAAGTTGTGTCATGGTGAATGCTTCTACTCGATTTAATGATGGTGGACAATTGGGACTTGGGGCTGAACTTGGAATTTCAACAACAAAGCTTCATGCCTACGGCCCAATGGGGGTTGAGCAAATGACGACTTCACGCTACGTCGTTGTTGGCGATGGGCAGATTAGATCTTAG
- the proB gene encoding glutamate 5-kinase — MKLRKELQGVKRLVVKVGSNVITKGNGKLDTRKVRKIVEDICELIDAGIEVVLVSSGAVSVGKSFLKEHLPRRGQLDLQHSASAVGQPKLLNTYSRLFEENQKICSQILLTHDDFRNRKRNLHAKQSINVLLKNNITPILNENDTISFTEIALGDNDHLAAQTAQMINADALLMITSTNGLYDKDPAYDDAKRIETVPFGSDVLEDVNYQGKTAVGKGGMESKVHAITKITPIGIKAIISSMDNERLILDPLTKELGTYFAPKNAYDPEERKAWLLSMKKPNCYIEVDRGAFDALNESKSLLPKGIVDVYGQFYKGDCVDIICDGEVFASGVCEYGHCEVEQIMGRHSDEIEDLIGFRTSIEVVHTINLILEKEIIDEKIS; from the coding sequence ATGAAACTTCGTAAAGAACTACAGGGAGTAAAGCGCCTTGTTGTAAAGGTTGGAAGTAATGTTATTACAAAAGGAAATGGTAAGTTAGACACTAGGAAGGTGCGCAAAATTGTAGAGGATATCTGTGAACTGATTGATGCGGGGATTGAAGTTGTCCTTGTTAGCTCTGGTGCAGTAAGTGTTGGGAAGTCATTTCTTAAAGAACATTTACCAAGAAGAGGTCAGTTAGATCTTCAGCATTCAGCTAGTGCTGTTGGACAGCCAAAACTTTTAAACACATACTCTCGACTATTTGAAGAGAATCAAAAGATTTGTTCGCAAATTCTTCTAACACATGATGACTTTAGAAATAGAAAACGAAATCTACATGCTAAACAAAGCATTAATGTTCTCCTAAAGAATAATATTACACCGATCTTAAACGAGAATGACACAATCTCTTTTACTGAGATTGCACTAGGTGACAATGATCATTTGGCCGCACAGACAGCGCAAATGATTAATGCCGATGCTCTTCTTATGATTACTTCAACCAATGGCCTCTACGACAAGGATCCTGCTTATGATGATGCTAAGAGAATTGAGACAGTTCCTTTTGGAAGTGATGTATTGGAAGATGTGAATTATCAGGGAAAGACAGCAGTTGGTAAAGGTGGAATGGAGTCTAAGGTTCATGCCATTACTAAAATTACTCCTATTGGCATAAAGGCCATTATTAGTTCAATGGATAACGAGCGACTTATTTTAGATCCATTAACAAAGGAGCTCGGTACTTATTTTGCTCCTAAGAATGCTTATGATCCTGAAGAAAGAAAAGCATGGCTACTTTCGATGAAGAAGCCAAATTGTTATATCGAAGTTGATAGAGGTGCATTTGATGCCCTAAATGAGAGTAAATCGCTTCTTCCAAAAGGCATCGTTGATGTTTATGGCCAGTTCTATAAAGGCGACTGTGTTGATATTATTTGCGATGGTGAAGTTTTTGCTTCTGGTGTTTGTGAATATGGACATTGTGAAGTTGAACAAATCATGGGTCGTCACAGTGATGAAATTGAGGATCTAATTGGATTTAGAACATCAATTGAAGTGGTTCATACAATTAACTTAATTTTAGAAAAGGAAATAATCGATGAAAAAATTAGCTAG
- a CDS encoding succinylglutamate desuccinylase/aspartoacylase family protein, translating into MGAIQVIKTTEEIDLNSFAHGEIHRLQIHLSDNALGVPWRVPIIIMKGVEEGPVLGITAAVHGNELNGISTIFKLIEEVDPKKLKGTIVMVPISNVPGYLTNQRRFIDNIDLNRIMPGKLTGNPSNLYAHYFTQKIVSKFNYLLDLHTASHGRVNSLYLRADLENEETRTLAFLQNPQIIVQKYDEEGTLRAWANEQGIHAITVEIGNPNAFQHALIDETLDGIKNTLRYFSMIEGEVQDMITDATICDHSYWIYSTKGGIVDVLPKLTHRVKKGEVIAKVYDVFGQVKEVICADRSGVVIGKNVRPNCEAGQRILHLGVDLKEALPEEIPGHDDFEISEK; encoded by the coding sequence ATGGGAGCAATCCAAGTCATTAAGACAACTGAAGAAATCGATTTAAATTCATTTGCGCATGGTGAAATTCACCGCCTACAAATACACCTCTCAGATAATGCTCTAGGTGTGCCTTGGCGTGTACCAATTATCATTATGAAAGGGGTTGAAGAAGGACCTGTACTAGGTATTACTGCAGCAGTACATGGGAATGAACTGAATGGAATCTCAACTATTTTTAAATTGATTGAAGAGGTCGATCCAAAAAAGCTAAAGGGAACAATTGTTATGGTTCCAATTAGCAATGTTCCGGGCTATCTAACAAATCAGCGTCGATTTATTGATAATATAGATTTAAATAGAATTATGCCTGGAAAACTAACTGGAAATCCAAGTAACCTCTACGCACATTACTTCACTCAAAAGATCGTTTCTAAATTCAACTACCTTCTTGATCTACATACAGCAAGTCATGGCCGTGTAAACAGCCTATACTTAAGAGCTGATTTAGAGAATGAAGAAACAAGAACCCTCGCCTTCTTACAAAACCCACAAATTATTGTTCAAAAATATGATGAAGAAGGAACACTAAGAGCATGGGCCAATGAACAAGGAATTCATGCAATTACTGTTGAAATTGGTAACCCAAATGCTTTTCAACACGCTCTAATTGATGAAACGCTAGACGGTATAAAGAACACACTTCGCTACTTCTCAATGATCGAAGGAGAGGTTCAAGACATGATTACAGATGCCACAATCTGTGATCACTCTTATTGGATCTACTCGACAAAAGGTGGAATTGTCGATGTACTTCCAAAGCTTACACATCGAGTAAAGAAAGGCGAAGTAATTGCAAAAGTTTATGATGTCTTTGGACAAGTAAAAGAAGTTATCTGTGCAGATCGCTCAGGTGTTGTTATTGGTAAGAACGTAAGACCTAACTGTGAAGCAGGACAAAGAATTCTGCACTTAGGAGTTGATCTTAAGGAAGCACTTCCTGAAGAAATTCCAGGTCATGATGATTTTGAAATATCTGAAAAATAA
- a CDS encoding lysine N(6)-hydroxylase/L-ornithine N(5)-oxygenase family protein, with translation MQNIYDIVGIGLGPFNLSLAALLNPLSNINAKFLDNKSEFSWHPELMFGDAMMQTSFLKDLVTPVDPKSAFSFLNYLVENGQFYHFLNTDRKSINRYEFEDYCKWTSKQLSNDIDFESNVIDIKHDGERFEVIKESGSYFTKNICVASGPTKNIPECARPFLSDTLFHAKSKQMKTLDLKGKKVVIVGGGQTGVETFRSALNGMWGRVEKVTLLSGRSNLQPLDEAPFTNEIFTPEFVLNFHSLSQEQKDSYTQGQLLASDGNTPQYLQEMYNELYLDRFYLKKLPDYTISPMRWLNEIGKEGQSYKLKVDNLLNQNKEVVEADIVILATGFKSVLPNFLEGLSDKIAKDTQGRVIVGQDYSIQTTIENGKIYSMNFSRHGHGVADPQTSLMSWRSAMIANDLVGETKYKTTNNSESFLSFFS, from the coding sequence ATGCAGAATATTTATGACATTGTTGGAATTGGCCTTGGGCCATTTAATCTAAGCTTAGCGGCACTCTTGAATCCACTAAGCAATATTAATGCTAAGTTCTTAGATAATAAGTCGGAGTTCAGTTGGCATCCTGAGCTGATGTTTGGAGACGCCATGATGCAAACATCTTTTCTGAAAGATCTTGTGACTCCTGTTGACCCTAAGAGCGCATTTAGTTTCTTGAACTATCTTGTTGAAAACGGACAATTCTATCACTTTTTAAATACAGATAGAAAGTCAATCAATCGTTATGAATTTGAAGACTATTGTAAATGGACATCAAAACAACTTTCTAATGATATTGATTTTGAATCTAATGTCATTGACATCAAACACGATGGTGAGAGATTTGAAGTCATTAAAGAGAGTGGCAGTTACTTCACAAAAAATATTTGTGTTGCGTCTGGGCCAACTAAAAATATTCCTGAATGTGCAAGGCCTTTCCTTTCAGATACGTTATTTCATGCAAAATCTAAGCAAATGAAGACTCTCGATTTAAAAGGTAAGAAAGTTGTTATTGTCGGCGGAGGGCAAACAGGTGTTGAAACATTTAGAAGTGCTCTCAATGGTATGTGGGGGAGAGTTGAAAAGGTAACTCTTTTAAGTGGTAGAAGTAATTTACAGCCCCTTGATGAAGCACCGTTTACTAATGAAATATTTACTCCTGAATTCGTTTTGAATTTCCACTCTTTATCTCAAGAGCAAAAAGATTCATATACACAAGGCCAACTGCTAGCTAGTGATGGTAATACTCCCCAGTACTTACAAGAAATGTATAACGAGCTATATCTTGATCGTTTCTACTTGAAGAAACTTCCCGATTATACGATTTCACCTATGCGTTGGCTTAATGAAATTGGAAAGGAAGGTCAGTCGTATAAGCTTAAGGTTGATAATCTTCTTAATCAAAATAAAGAGGTGGTAGAAGCTGATATTGTTATTTTAGCAACTGGATTCAAAAGTGTTCTACCAAACTTCTTAGAAGGGCTGTCAGATAAAATCGCCAAGGACACTCAAGGACGTGTAATTGTAGGCCAAGACTATAGTATTCAAACAACGATTGAAAATGGAAAAATTTATTCGATGAACTTTAGTCGTCATGGCCATGGGGTTGCTGATCCTCAAACTAGTTTGATGTCCTGGCGATCTGCGATGATCGCAAATGATCTCGTAGGTGAGACTAAATATAAAACAACAAATAATAGTGAAAGCTTTTTGAGCTTTTTTAGTTAA